From Stigmatopora nigra isolate UIUO_SnigA chromosome 17, RoL_Snig_1.1, whole genome shotgun sequence, a single genomic window includes:
- the ulk1b gene encoding serine/threonine-protein kinase ULK1 isoform X1: protein METVGRFEFSRKDLIGHGAFAVVFKGKHREKHDWEVAVKCINKKNLAKSQTLLGKEIKILKELKHDNIVALLDFQETASSVYLVMEYCNGGDLADYLHSKGTLSEDTIRIFLQQIAGAMRVLQAKGIIHRDLKPQNILLSYPPGRKSHSNNTCIKIADFGFARYLQNNMMAATLCGSPMYMAPEVIMSQNYDAKADLWSIGTIVFQCLTGKAPFQASSPQDLRMFYEKNKNLIPNIPRETSTHLRHLLRGLLQRNHKDRMDFDEFFSHPFLEATSSSIKKTTPTVTMTCFPSSASASSCSSSSTSHLASPPQSLGDGQHLRAKAMASPTQEASGFHFKDSSGGGGSSKNSSSCDTDDFVIVPAHFNTAELTGESKVLQDSLMNSGSLLNSAGLCVQAKSPPHSPSYSGSPSRVRSSDSSGNNCAGLGGNHGHSQPIPVPTQVHNYQRLEQQIYTTKQESSPRLSTLVNRCSSGSPLGFGRTGPSPPYGTAAATRRLSLGGARPFQLSPQAAQQAESRSALQRHSPVATGLGTRLHSAPCLLECNAGGGRQKIRKQHSDPVVVPAAGVMTVRPLHSSPRLSELMQRSPLPTILGSPSRTMPPFEFPKPPSSPNLVNFLTQQGLVVGSPSNKAVQMEPRESRQLVPTQCPQPSQCIHRMNDDTRGIGRSQSAGLLSDMLLMAAFGTGGTVSDRGSTENLVCEKAIDIAVPPGGVLCPGPGSCSPAQVVFTIGSPPSGGTPPQASRQRKYSGSFVSVSPAGSFTSRYAQTATYGDGFEASSSPRYNFFDPITANMGGRITFEAPELPEETLMEQEHTDTVQSLRFTLDFACCLMEVAGARGIALMGLPSDAANPNFLQQQSLVADQISLLSREWSHAEQLVLYLKTAEILSAAIQTAMERVKQGKLYPSSTVKQVVRRLNDLYKSSVASCRSLSTRLERFFSKKHRLMDKITSITAERLLFSHTVQMVQSAALDEMFHQGGASIHRYHKALLLMEGLSMLLTEQEDILSVSKCKECIERRLAALQSGLCV, encoded by the exons ATGGAAACGGTGGGCAGATTCGAGTTCAGTCGGAAGGACCTGATAGGACATGGCGCATTTGCGGTCGTATTTAAAGGCAAACATCGAGAG aaacacGACTGGGAAGTGGCAGTAAAATGCATCAACAAGAAGAACCTGGCCAAATCGCAGACATTGCTTGGGAAGGAGATCAAAATACTTAAG GAACTCAAGCATGACAACATAGTTGCTTTACTGGACTTTCAG GAAACCGCAAGCTCAGTGTACCTAGTAATGGAG TACTGTAATGGTGGTGACCTTGCCGACTACTTACACT caaaaGGCACGCTGAGTGAGGACACGATTCGCATTTTCCTGCAGCAGATTGCAGGCGCCATGAGGGTCCTGCAGGCAAAAGGCATCATCCACAGGGATCTCAAACCCCAGAACATTTTGCTCTCTTATCCGCCAGGACGCAAATCCCATTCCAACAACACCTGCATAAAAATTG CGGACTTTGGTTTTGCCAGGTACCTCCAGAACAACATGATGGCAGCAACTCTCTGTGGGTCACCCATGTACATG GCACCAGAGGTCATCATGTCCCAAAACTATGATGCCAAGGCAGATTTGTGGAGCATCGGGACCATTGTGTTCCAGTGTCTGACTGGGAAGGCTCCCTTCCAG GCTAGCAGCCCCCAGGATCTTAGGATGTTTTATGAGAAAAACAAGAATTTGATCCCCAA CATTCCAAGAGAGACTTCCACTCATCTGAGGCACCTCCTACGGGGCTTGTTGCAGCGCAATCACAAGGATCGCATGGACTTTG atgagtttttttcacaccCCTTCTTGGAAGCCACCAGCTCATCCATCAAAAAGA CAACTCCAACAGTAACCATGACGTGCTTTCCAAGTTCAGCTTCAGCCAGCTCTTGCAGCAGCTCTTCCACTTCGCACCTCGCCTCTCCACCG CAGTCCCTTGGGGATGGCCAACATTTGCGCGCAAAGGCGATGGCCTCCCCCACCCAAGAGGCTTCTGGGTTCCACTTCAAGGATTCATCCGGGGGAGGCGGCAGTAGCAAGAACTCCTCCTCCTGCGACACAGATGACTTTGTCATTGTGCCGGCTCATTTCAACA CTGCTGAGCTGACGGGTGAGAGTAAAGTGCTGCAGGATAGTCTCATGAACAGCGG CTCTTTGCTGAATTCTGCTGGTTTGTGCGTCCAAGCCAAATCCCCGCCACACTCACCCTCCTATAGCGGCTCCCCCAGTCGTGTCAG GTCCAGTGATTCTTCAGGTAATAACTGTGCTGGCCTAGGTGGAAACCACGGTCACTCCCAGCCCATCCCAGTTCCCACTCAGGTGCACAACTACCAGCGCTTGGAACAGCAGATTTATACGACCAAACAGGAAAGCTCACCCAG GCTGTCCACTCTGGTGAATCGTTGTAGCAGCGGAAGTCCGTTGGGCTTTGGTAGAACTGGGCCTTCCCCACCTTACGGAACTGCGGCTGCTACTCGAAGGCTGTCGCTGGGAGGAGCAAGACCATTTCAACTCTCCCCTCAAG CAGCACAGCAAGCTGAATCAAGGTCAGCATTGCAGAGGCACTCCCCAGTCGCCACGGGCCTGGGGACGCGGCTCCACAGCGCCCCCTGTCTACTGGAGTGCAACGCCGGCGGCGGCAGGCAAAAGATCCGAAAGCAGCATTCGGACCCAGTGGTGGTCCCTGCGGCAGGCGTGATGACTGTTCGCCCCCTACACTCTTCGCCCCGCCTCAGTGAGCTGATGCAGCGCAGCCCACTCCCCACCATCCTGGGCTCCCCATCGAGG ACGATGCCGCCATTTGAATTCCCCAAACCCCCCAGCTCTCCAAACCTTGTCAACTTTCTGACACAGCAGGGCTTGGTTGTAGGCTCTCCCAGTAACAAGGCTGTGCAAATGGAGCCCAGAGAGAGCAGACAGCTCGTGCCCACGCAGTGCCCTCAGCCTTCACAATGCATCCACAGAATGAATGATGACACCAGGGGGATCGGGAG ATCTCAGAGCGCCGGCCTCTTGTCCGACATGTTGCTGATGGCAGCATTTGGAACAGGTGGAACAGTCAGTGACCGAGGCAGCACAGAGAACCTGGTCTGCGAAAAAGCTATAGACATTGCAG TGCCTCCGGGTGGTGTTCTATGTCCTGGGCCAGGCTCCTGCAGTCCAGCGCAGGTGGTGTTCACCATTGGCTCCCCTCCTAGTGGTGGCACACCACCTCAGGCCTCCAGACAGAGGAAATACTCAG GCTCGTTCGTGTCTGTCAGCCCTGCTGGCTCGTTCACCAGCCGATATGCCCAGACAGCGACCTACGGGGACGGCTTTGAAGCTTCTTCCAGCCCTCGTTACAATTTTTTTGATCCCATCACGGCCAACATGGGCGGTCGCATAACTTTTGAGGCCCCCGAGCTTCCAGAGGAGACCCTAATGGAG CAAGAGCACACAGACACTGTGCAGAGCCTGCGCTTCACGCTGGATTTTGCTTGCTGTCTGATGGAGGTGGCTGGGGCCCGTGGCATTGCATTGATGGGGCTCCCGAGTGACGCCGCCAACCCCAACTTCTTGCAGCAACAGAGTCTGGTTGCAGATCAGATAAGCTTACTGAGTCGAGAGTGGAG TCATGCTGAACAGCTGGTTCTGTACCTTAAGACTGCAGAAATTTTGTCTGCTGCAATACAAACGGCAATGGAGCGGGTGAAACAAGGCAAACTTTACCCGTCGAGTACAGTCAAACAAG TTGTGAGGAGGCTGAATGATCTGTACAAATCCAGCGTGGCATCATGTCGCTCACTTAGCACGCGTTTGGAGCGCTTCTTTTCGAAAAAGCATCGACTAATGGACAAAATCACTTCCATCACGGCCGAAAGGCTGCTCTTTAGCCACACCGTGCAGATG GTACAGTCTGCTGCTCTGGATGAGATGTTTCATCAGGGTGGGGCGTCCATTCACCGTTACCACAAAGCCCTCCTTCTCATGGAGGGCCTTTCAATGCTCCTCACAGAACAGGAAGACATTCTCAGTGTCAGCAAAT GTAAAGAGTGTATCGAGCGGCGCCTCGCGGCCTTGCAGTCCGGGCTCTGTGTTTGA
- the ulk1b gene encoding serine/threonine-protein kinase ULK1 isoform X2, with protein sequence METVGRFEFSRKDLIGHGAFAVVFKGKHREKHDWEVAVKCINKKNLAKSQTLLGKEIKILKELKHDNIVALLDFQETASSVYLVMEYCNGGDLADYLHSKGTLSEDTIRIFLQQIAGAMRVLQAKGIIHRDLKPQNILLSYPPGRKSHSNNTCIKIADFGFARYLQNNMMAATLCGSPMYMAPEVIMSQNYDAKADLWSIGTIVFQCLTGKAPFQASSPQDLRMFYEKNKNLIPNIPRETSTHLRHLLRGLLQRNHKDRMDFDEFFSHPFLEATSSSIKKTTPTVTMTCFPSSASASSCSSSSTSHLASPPQSLGDGQHLRAKAMASPTQEASGFHFKDSSGGGGSSKNSSSCDTDDFVIVPAHFNTAELTGESKVLQDSLMNSGSLLNSAGLCVQAKSPPHSPSYSGSPSRVRSSDSSGNNCAGLGGNHGHSQPIPVPTQVHNYQRLEQQIYTTKQESSPSSGSPLGFGRTGPSPPYGTAAATRRLSLGGARPFQLSPQAAQQAESRSALQRHSPVATGLGTRLHSAPCLLECNAGGGRQKIRKQHSDPVVVPAAGVMTVRPLHSSPRLSELMQRSPLPTILGSPSRTMPPFEFPKPPSSPNLVNFLTQQGLVVGSPSNKAVQMEPRESRQLVPTQCPQPSQCIHRMNDDTRGIGRSQSAGLLSDMLLMAAFGTGGTVSDRGSTENLVCEKAIDIAVPPGGVLCPGPGSCSPAQVVFTIGSPPSGGTPPQASRQRKYSGSFVSVSPAGSFTSRYAQTATYGDGFEASSSPRYNFFDPITANMGGRITFEAPELPEETLMEQEHTDTVQSLRFTLDFACCLMEVAGARGIALMGLPSDAANPNFLQQQSLVADQISLLSREWSHAEQLVLYLKTAEILSAAIQTAMERVKQGKLYPSSTVKQVVRRLNDLYKSSVASCRSLSTRLERFFSKKHRLMDKITSITAERLLFSHTVQMVQSAALDEMFHQGGASIHRYHKALLLMEGLSMLLTEQEDILSVSKCKECIERRLAALQSGLCV encoded by the exons ATGGAAACGGTGGGCAGATTCGAGTTCAGTCGGAAGGACCTGATAGGACATGGCGCATTTGCGGTCGTATTTAAAGGCAAACATCGAGAG aaacacGACTGGGAAGTGGCAGTAAAATGCATCAACAAGAAGAACCTGGCCAAATCGCAGACATTGCTTGGGAAGGAGATCAAAATACTTAAG GAACTCAAGCATGACAACATAGTTGCTTTACTGGACTTTCAG GAAACCGCAAGCTCAGTGTACCTAGTAATGGAG TACTGTAATGGTGGTGACCTTGCCGACTACTTACACT caaaaGGCACGCTGAGTGAGGACACGATTCGCATTTTCCTGCAGCAGATTGCAGGCGCCATGAGGGTCCTGCAGGCAAAAGGCATCATCCACAGGGATCTCAAACCCCAGAACATTTTGCTCTCTTATCCGCCAGGACGCAAATCCCATTCCAACAACACCTGCATAAAAATTG CGGACTTTGGTTTTGCCAGGTACCTCCAGAACAACATGATGGCAGCAACTCTCTGTGGGTCACCCATGTACATG GCACCAGAGGTCATCATGTCCCAAAACTATGATGCCAAGGCAGATTTGTGGAGCATCGGGACCATTGTGTTCCAGTGTCTGACTGGGAAGGCTCCCTTCCAG GCTAGCAGCCCCCAGGATCTTAGGATGTTTTATGAGAAAAACAAGAATTTGATCCCCAA CATTCCAAGAGAGACTTCCACTCATCTGAGGCACCTCCTACGGGGCTTGTTGCAGCGCAATCACAAGGATCGCATGGACTTTG atgagtttttttcacaccCCTTCTTGGAAGCCACCAGCTCATCCATCAAAAAGA CAACTCCAACAGTAACCATGACGTGCTTTCCAAGTTCAGCTTCAGCCAGCTCTTGCAGCAGCTCTTCCACTTCGCACCTCGCCTCTCCACCG CAGTCCCTTGGGGATGGCCAACATTTGCGCGCAAAGGCGATGGCCTCCCCCACCCAAGAGGCTTCTGGGTTCCACTTCAAGGATTCATCCGGGGGAGGCGGCAGTAGCAAGAACTCCTCCTCCTGCGACACAGATGACTTTGTCATTGTGCCGGCTCATTTCAACA CTGCTGAGCTGACGGGTGAGAGTAAAGTGCTGCAGGATAGTCTCATGAACAGCGG CTCTTTGCTGAATTCTGCTGGTTTGTGCGTCCAAGCCAAATCCCCGCCACACTCACCCTCCTATAGCGGCTCCCCCAGTCGTGTCAG GTCCAGTGATTCTTCAGGTAATAACTGTGCTGGCCTAGGTGGAAACCACGGTCACTCCCAGCCCATCCCAGTTCCCACTCAGGTGCACAACTACCAGCGCTTGGAACAGCAGATTTATACGACCAAACAGGAAAGCTCACCCAG CAGCGGAAGTCCGTTGGGCTTTGGTAGAACTGGGCCTTCCCCACCTTACGGAACTGCGGCTGCTACTCGAAGGCTGTCGCTGGGAGGAGCAAGACCATTTCAACTCTCCCCTCAAG CAGCACAGCAAGCTGAATCAAGGTCAGCATTGCAGAGGCACTCCCCAGTCGCCACGGGCCTGGGGACGCGGCTCCACAGCGCCCCCTGTCTACTGGAGTGCAACGCCGGCGGCGGCAGGCAAAAGATCCGAAAGCAGCATTCGGACCCAGTGGTGGTCCCTGCGGCAGGCGTGATGACTGTTCGCCCCCTACACTCTTCGCCCCGCCTCAGTGAGCTGATGCAGCGCAGCCCACTCCCCACCATCCTGGGCTCCCCATCGAGG ACGATGCCGCCATTTGAATTCCCCAAACCCCCCAGCTCTCCAAACCTTGTCAACTTTCTGACACAGCAGGGCTTGGTTGTAGGCTCTCCCAGTAACAAGGCTGTGCAAATGGAGCCCAGAGAGAGCAGACAGCTCGTGCCCACGCAGTGCCCTCAGCCTTCACAATGCATCCACAGAATGAATGATGACACCAGGGGGATCGGGAG ATCTCAGAGCGCCGGCCTCTTGTCCGACATGTTGCTGATGGCAGCATTTGGAACAGGTGGAACAGTCAGTGACCGAGGCAGCACAGAGAACCTGGTCTGCGAAAAAGCTATAGACATTGCAG TGCCTCCGGGTGGTGTTCTATGTCCTGGGCCAGGCTCCTGCAGTCCAGCGCAGGTGGTGTTCACCATTGGCTCCCCTCCTAGTGGTGGCACACCACCTCAGGCCTCCAGACAGAGGAAATACTCAG GCTCGTTCGTGTCTGTCAGCCCTGCTGGCTCGTTCACCAGCCGATATGCCCAGACAGCGACCTACGGGGACGGCTTTGAAGCTTCTTCCAGCCCTCGTTACAATTTTTTTGATCCCATCACGGCCAACATGGGCGGTCGCATAACTTTTGAGGCCCCCGAGCTTCCAGAGGAGACCCTAATGGAG CAAGAGCACACAGACACTGTGCAGAGCCTGCGCTTCACGCTGGATTTTGCTTGCTGTCTGATGGAGGTGGCTGGGGCCCGTGGCATTGCATTGATGGGGCTCCCGAGTGACGCCGCCAACCCCAACTTCTTGCAGCAACAGAGTCTGGTTGCAGATCAGATAAGCTTACTGAGTCGAGAGTGGAG TCATGCTGAACAGCTGGTTCTGTACCTTAAGACTGCAGAAATTTTGTCTGCTGCAATACAAACGGCAATGGAGCGGGTGAAACAAGGCAAACTTTACCCGTCGAGTACAGTCAAACAAG TTGTGAGGAGGCTGAATGATCTGTACAAATCCAGCGTGGCATCATGTCGCTCACTTAGCACGCGTTTGGAGCGCTTCTTTTCGAAAAAGCATCGACTAATGGACAAAATCACTTCCATCACGGCCGAAAGGCTGCTCTTTAGCCACACCGTGCAGATG GTACAGTCTGCTGCTCTGGATGAGATGTTTCATCAGGGTGGGGCGTCCATTCACCGTTACCACAAAGCCCTCCTTCTCATGGAGGGCCTTTCAATGCTCCTCACAGAACAGGAAGACATTCTCAGTGTCAGCAAAT GTAAAGAGTGTATCGAGCGGCGCCTCGCGGCCTTGCAGTCCGGGCTCTGTGTTTGA